The Monomorium pharaonis isolate MP-MQ-018 unplaced genomic scaffold, ASM1337386v2 scaffold_50, whole genome shotgun sequence genomic sequence tatttcttaattcaagaattggTTTGTAATTGTGTggaatttgtgtgtgtgtgtatgtgtatgtgtgtgtacatacgcaaaaatgttaaacattatttgttttatgtaaagtgtggtgtttattatcaacagaatactcttttcagtcattaaagataaaataattattaaaaaaaataaaattaaaagtgaataattgatttttttttaactagaatcatatttttttacgtgtacgtgtatagtaatcagcgtaaatagtaatagtgatataaaatcgcggaactaaggcataatcattttcctgtcacaaagtgattattctttagctcgcgtatgtatgtacaaggattaattttattaaaaatataaatatcctagttatttaatttttaattaagaatataaagttgaaacaaacattttatttggttgtcatttccattttaatcgataaaattttctaatgttttttgaagaagcataaattttgtttcgagcatatgataacagcttcttttaaaatttataatgaccgtTTAtaacgtttaagactatcatcaaaaaaatattttttattaaaagtaatcgttatttattaaaaaataaatttaataatcacttctttaagcattagatctgatattttttctacacatgtatgtacacatccacacatactttttgtcgttaaaacatttcattttcattaaaaaacataaggaactatcataactcaaagggagaattttgcattacgcgtcgcttgtgcgtagccattgtcgcttgttgtaacaactccccccgcgcgcctagcaatctcaaggttcaagcgctagggaggggcggccgccgcggccgggcgctcagcacgcttgcatttgccggtaggccgggctaatacagaaaattttacaagtcactaacttgttaactattgcgaaaatggaaaaacggtaaggacttttctgttcagtttcatgcgctctacctgctcataaacatcccataaaaaaataccagactcCCTGTatgtatatagtgtatatagtgtatatagtgtatatagtgtatacagtgtatatacatgtagtGTATAGTactgtatataatgtatatacatgtatgttagCTATAGTACGGCCGACCGCATCAAGGAACCCAATCATCTACGATACACGATAATCAAAAATGCCATATTTTCAACATTCAAAGCTCCGTATATCAAAATGTAGAGATTTTCAGACCCTGGTCCTATGGACATATTTGATCAACGCGTCATGGAGTACATTATATCTCACTTTCAGCCAATTTGACCGGGAACACTTTTCCATAAGATGTGTGCGGGGTCCTTTATACCGTAAACTtttgtacaaaacattttttttacttttcatttaGTTTACGAGTTACATCGAGAAATGATAAAAACGTCTTTACCTTTgcagggtggtttcaccccttcaaaccgtttttgagcaCCAAGTGAAAATTTCTACATGTACCTCCACTATATTTATGCTAaccgggaaaaaatgtttcatataaaaacatatataaatatatatataaaatatatccatatatgtttatacatatatattcagtttcctttctttcgtaaaatttctatttgatataaaaaaataatagccaTACCAAAAACACAGAAACTAATAAAAGAAAGGATCGAAACTAGTGTAAACATATATGAATatgttaaacaaatattttattcttagttGGATTAAGGGGTAATATCACCCTTGAGaccttaaataattatttaaattcgggaattttaaatgtatagctttgaaaaacaaatatataccattttattatgaacatattaaattatttgaaaaaatttttatttatttagaattgtttaaaatagcAGCATACTGGCACACTTCCGTAAACGCACTTTTTTTgaagatattattttgtatgcaAGATTTCTCTACGATGGTTTACCTTAggacaaaaaatcaaaaactctTATTTTCTACATTGATTGAAGTTACAAAGTACGTagttgctttaaaaaatatttatttttttaaaaatggcagttatttttaagaaaaagtatttttttataattgaaaattaaataaacaaattgttattgCAAATagagtttttaatgtttcgcAAAAATCCTACGTACTTTATTGTGTGATGAATAGAAGatcatgttaaaattttatatcagtcaaataaaaattgtaagaatagCGTTGCACGCAAATTGGAAAACATGCGTTTGCGGAAGTGTGTTAATATGCCgttattttaatctattataaataaataaataattttttttataatttaatatgtgtataataaaatgatttatatttgttttttcaataaagcTATTCATTTACCCACAAAAAATTCCCAAACTTGGGTAATCATTTTAGGGCCTTAAGGATGGTCTTACCCCCCTTAAAATTCGTGCAAATACAAGTTGtcacatgcgcgcgcgcgtgcgtgtgtgtgtgtgtatgtgtgtgtgcgcgcgcgcgcgtgcgtgcgtgcgtgcgtgcgtgcgtgcgtgcgtgcgtgcgtgcgtgcgtgcgtgcgtgcgtgcgtgcgtgcgtgcgtgcgtgcgtgcgtgcgtgcgtgcgtgcgtgcgtgcgtgcgtgcgtgcgtgtgtaatattatattaagtaaggTATGTCGGCACTTTTTTCGACTTAAAAGGATGCTAAAGCCGTTTGTTTTAACGAAATTCTGTTCAACAATTTAgtttcgaattgaatttacagaattaataatccttttacacttttaaagtacATACACAAATAAGCCCAGGGACGATTagataaagaccaaaaatgcaaaaaattttttaaagtttatttgtttataaaaatatttgcttcaaaatacaagttatgtggcttatacgtacaaatgaatggtgttccCAGATTTgaaatagattgaggaataagactataatcgtcaaattgcgattacaagccgtaaaaaaagatatttatataataaaagcgcttaaattaataaaatttttgatcacataaatatgtttttttacggtttgtaatcgtaatttgacaaatatagtcttattccttctattccaaactgcatgacaccatttatttgtaagtataagctatatgacttgtattttaaagcaaattttttcatgaacaaggataaataatgactctgcattatcgatctcaatcaagtttgataagcagtttagcatcctcttaacattagaattattaaatagtcactttttaattttttaattcataatgctatttttatttaaagaaaggagataaatatttattgtatttttaattacaatgtaaTCAAAAGATGCGATTATGCGCGAGACCCTTTTCagacaagttatttttttaacacataattaaataaatatataattatacgcgtgtaatatataatttatatataataaagagcaatatatagttttaaaaattatataagtttcTAATTGTCGGTCTTTAAATACAGTTATATGAGCGAACGTAAAGGTATAAGAGCGAAAGAATGATAACgcgacaatttttatatgagaacAAGCGAGAAAGTAatgagagcgagcgagatgGTTACAAGAGCCAGGAGAGCGAGCGAAACAGTAATAGGAACGAGCGAGATGAGAATAACATCATGGAAAGAAGACTCGGGGCTCGCGCGATCCAAGCTCGAGCCAGCTCGAGCCTTTTTTCCCCttctttgtattattattctcaTCTCGCTCACTCCTATTACTGTCTCGCTTGCTCTCCAGGCTCTCTTGTTGtcatctcgctcgctctcattagctactcactcactctcataTAGCTGTCGCTTCGTGCACATAGCACGAAAATTGTGCACATGCACGCAACCAAAAAATTGTGGACATAGCGAAAAAGAGActcaaaaagtcatgcacattacctacgagATTCGTGGATATTAACTaaatagttcaatgtgcacgttttgtgcacataggccggtattcatagtcggatcttatatttaagatcatcttaagtactgtcttaagatgccatcaaccaatcacagaaccgtattagcatcttaagacattgcttgagacgatcttgaaataagatttgactatgaataccggccatagagGCGCTAATAAACGGAAACACCTAAAATGACGGgatgaccgctctcaggttcctctctgcttTGAGTTATACTCAAAGCtttagtttacaccgagcacttgagGTGCGTTCCACTTAAAGCTCGCAACGACCGTGGAAtcatttcatccttgttggttatcaaatattaaacaaggataaGCAACGCTCGCAAGCGTTGCGAGCAttaagtggaacgcacccttggtacgcgtatcaagtagtgaatttaagctgatcagccaatgatcaaacacattcactagttatttactatttgatacgcgtaccaagtgctcggtgtaaactaggtcatagACTATAAGTAATGGCAGACACGTGATTGCTTGCGTTATTTTGGGTGCTTTTCAGCAACGACACagtgggtgtttacgataatggctatccgagtaattttctctaggaccgaaatatatgataagcacaaccatctactatcatcatgattcgtgacaactcaatgctgtccggtatagccaaatcatcacgagcaagttgcgagttccgtgagtttgtagcaggtaacctaaaaagtacgatataaataatttgattattacaattaaaaataatctgtttttaatgtatgataagattattaactttaaaatagtaattatatgtaacacaatcatgtatttttaaagtattgtctaaagtaatatcagagtttattttatttacaaatatttattttgtctatcaagtttctatcataacggtattatttcaaaatctaatataatattttaattaaacattgattctcaataaatgttattatttattattaactaacatatatattagaaaagtcatcttttattaaacggatggtgttaacactttgaaacaaatgagataaattatgtaaaattactaaataaatcattattaatactattttttagattacaagtaaaataaaaatttaagtataaatatttttcttttttgtaacaactgttaatgataagttgcatggtgttatcattattttaaaaaatcatatatctttatatataaatattatgcatgaatatttcactaatgtgaaactaataataatgtttacaataaattttttaaatttgtaatacaagtgcatagtaaattaagattaCTGTAAACAGATACACGTTAGATATGCGttagatatacgttataataaagaaacttgatagacaaattaataaataaaatatttgtaaataaaataatctctttaatattactttagacaatactttaaaaatacatgattgtgttatataattactattttaataaagttaataatcttaccatacattaaaaacagattatttttaattgtaataatcaaattatttatatcgtactttttaggttacctgctacaaactcacggaactcgcaacttgctcgtgatgatttggctataccggacagcattgagttgtcacgaatcatgatgatagtagatggttgtgcttatcatatatttcggtcctagagaaaattactcggatagccattatcgtaaacacccagtGCAACACAGATAGTTTGTTCGCGTCgtcatgctccgacatgctcctattcactccaacgcattctaataggttggcgtcatcggaatcaacgtattggaatgcgttggggtgaataggagcatgttggagcatgtgacgcgaacagacccagAGTATCATTctgggtctgttcgcgtcacatgctccgacatgctcctattcaccctaacgcactccaatacgttgattccgatgacgccaacctattagaatgcgttggagtgagtaggatcatgtcggggcatggcgacgcgaacaaaccacgTATCTTCTTTCAATACCAGTAAACAACATAGATAGAATGATACTGTGTCGCACCATGTTGCTGGAAAGCACCCTAACGTCTAAATTGAAAGGCACATACTGATTGAATCTTTAATGCAAGGTCTATAATGTCAGCAGTAGTAAGGAGTAAGAGTaagaagaaatatgaaatgagatttgcccatttcgtttgctcccggtttttaattggtcaattgttactcttactccattactcctggggctcgattcttgaattcattcgcaagagaaacgtattcgtaaattctgttcttacagagaagttggaaatttattggctatcgtatgacttttaaccaataaaattgcaacttttctgttagagcgggtatttgcgcatacgtttctcttgcaaatgaattcaagaatcgagcccctgctgacattgtagaccTTGCATACTTGTACATACatcaatattcacaattgAATTTAGATAAGATtatggctggtattcatagtcaaatcttatttcaaaatcgtctcaagcaacgcttaagatgctaatacggctctgtgattggttgatggcatcttaagaaaGTACTTAAGATTATCTCAAATATAGgaccaggggctcgattcttgaatttattcgcaagagaaacgtattcgcaaattctgttcttacagaaaagttagaaatttattggttaTCGTATGatttttaaccaataaacttgcaatttttctgttagagcgggtatttgcacatacgttttcttgcgaatgaattcaagaatcgagcccctgatTATGAATACACCGATCCATGTGAGATTTACGATTTAGCGTGCATTCGggaagacgctattagcgctatcagcatcagtctatcttcattactcgttaaaagtagaacaaggatagactgatgctgatagcgctaatagcgtcttccCGAACGCACCCAAAGTAAAAGAATGAGGTTATGTCTCGTTACTCACCAAAAACTTATTCGTTTCTTCGGATAATCTTGTCTTTCCAATAAACTCAGAAAGTACGGCAACGTATGCGCCTTATTCCTGACCAGAATACCAATCAGTATGGTCGAGTCTTTCGTGATAGTATCACCTGTAACGAACCACGCGAAAAGACTAACAAtggaataaaagattaaatgtcCTCGAGACATCATCATGAGGCAGATGTAAAATCAATACATTCTAATCACGCGCGTTTCTTATTGTGTTGTCTATTAGAAAATCTTGATAGAGAAATTACGCAAAAAGACAATCCAACAAGATGATCTTTCCATCTTATTTTGTGCTTGCACAAGTACGTGGGTGTGCACGATCGGTAAGGTAGGAAATTAATGATACtctaaacatatttttatattcatttttatatatattttatatatatctatttaaatttatctgaatttttttttaatacaaaaaatattagaaatttatacaaaatctgtactattaaaatatacatcaatattttcttcacTTTACCTTAGTCATATTTTGactagttttatttttttgttaatggAGCTTCTTTcgtctcttttattttatttgtgtctTCTGATTTTACCTTCTTTTTATACGCATAGCTGAGTTTGGTTTTATCAAATTCTAGAATCATTATACCTAAATCTCCACTGTATCTATTTTTTGCAACCTGATGAcacaagataaaataattgtctcaataaagattaaaaaatatactctcTAACAATCGCAAATATATACCTGTAGatacttttttccttttatgcTAGTAAGTCTTTTatcttgtataattaatacattatcaGCTTCCTGACTTGCCTTAGCACTGCCAAAAATAGACAATGTTGTCAATTCTTCATCTCGCTCCTTTCTCGGATGTATAACCAAAGTGACATGGCAGTTATactttgtagaaaaatttctgAACTCTGCTATGATTTTATCCTGTTTCCAAAATCTACAATACAATACCATacaaataagattaattttttaaaaagtgataaCAATATGTCTCACCTATCATTGGTCACATCTTCTGACATGCCCATCATAAACTGCACATTATCAATTATCACATGAGCTATGTCATGCACATATGTTGCATGTTCAACTGcctgaaataaaaaagtgaagaattatatgcaatatgtaataaattttgcacttACAAATAATGTCACACAATCGTACATCCATAACAACTTTGATGTTTTGCTGACCATGAAAAGTCATAAAGTAAATTGGTAACTTGTTGAAAGCATCTGcatatgtgttaaatttatccaAGTTGTCTTCCAAAGACACCTCTGCCATTTGTTGCAGCATGGTTCTAACTAACCGAGCATTTCTTATTTCAAAACTACCCCATAGTGTATTGACACCTTGCATTGCTAAATCTAGCGAATACTCACTCATAAAAGTAGTTTTGCCACTGCCTAAAGTCCATTGgtatacatgaaaaatataattttataattggtaTCCTCTGAGAACAAGTAATTTAAGTTATCTCCATATTTCAGTAGTTAGTTGATTTAATATCTTACCAGTTGGACCAGTTAGAATCGTTAATTCTCCTCTTCTGTGTCCCTTTAAAATTCGATTTAAAGCAGGATATCTCTTCCACTTTATACCTTGAACTCTATCCATATTTTGCAAATCGCATAATACATCTTGCCTCAAATCGTCAAAGACAGTAATACTTTTGTGCCAGATAGGTTGCGCATTCATCAAAATGCTTTTCAGATTGTAACCTCTGTCAGCAGCTTCTTTTGGTCTAGGTTGCATGTCAATTGGCCTCACAAAGTAACATCTCttctcatttaattttttagcgaATTGTTTGGCTGTGTACCAACTAGGTTCGTCATTTCCAAACcacagaattaattttttaaaattttcgaaatttggCAACAATTGCTGCGGTAAAGTCTGTAAATTGTATGGCAAGCAAACAATCATATTTGCTGCTTTTTGAGATGCTATTGCTAGTAAATCATGTATTGTTGGCACAATCACCACACTCCCATCGCTTCTAGTACctttttgtttatacattataaatccACCAACATTGTTAACAGGTTCAGTTTGTTCTAATTCTGGTTTACTAGAAAGGATTTTATAACCCATAACATTACCAAAAGCAATTAAtgggaaatataataattctggTGTAGCTGCATAAACactatttaattgtaaaatgtcCTCTTGTGAAATTCtctgtaataattttcattaatatataatattcacacatacataaatacaaaaaaatctattaacttaattatctTACCGGAAGGGAGAATATATTCAAAACTCTTTCATATGACTCTGATGACAAATCTGCAATTTGGTGAttggatttttttatataattccatTTTGAAGCATAATCTTTGTAAActtgtactttttttctcaaagtTTCCAATTCTTCTTGcatatttgttttgtttgattttgttaatgacaaaaatttctCTAATATATTCCATTCTCCCTTAGAACTGCACTTATCACATATAAAGTATCCtggaataaacaaattttataagtcttataagaaaaaattgttttatctaCTTGCAtagtttctaatatattttgttatacattttcgtttttctttACCTGTtgtcttattaatataaaccTTTGCCTTTATAGATTTTTCAGAATCGCATATAGGACACTCAATGATTATACATGTATGTCCTTCGACAGTGGCAATATACTTTTgcttcaaaaattgttttatttgaaataatgatATCCCAGGTATCAGATCATTCATAGCATTATTGGTGGAATACAAATGACGATAAAGCATCCAGAATTTATCATGTCTTTCTGCAGCCAAAGAACgcatcaataattttaaaaacatttttcttatttaattggaGTTTTatcaacattatttaattttgatatcagTGAAATCACTTGTCAATAAAAAAGCcgatattatatcaatttagcTGTGCATAACTTTGTTCACAGTTCAACATAATTCAATGTTCTTTAAACACTGCCACAATACAATTCGTTGTTCAAAGTATTATTCAGCAAATAATTTCAAGTCTCTTGCAAGAGCATCACTTGTTCACATCGTTCGTTGGATGTAATGATGATTACATACGAGGTAGGTAATAAgacataagaataaataataattgtaatttccaaaatcgatattttcttATTGATGTTTTCAGAATACTAAACGATGTTTACATTTGTTTGGTGTTGAtgttgaattataataatgacaaaACACCGGCACATACAGAGCCACGTGCACTCCACATTTTTTCTTCCTACTAGTTCCGATATTAAGGCTATTCTACAATTGCGTAAGCGTAAGGTTGTAGGAGTagggccggtattcatagtcgaatcttatttaaagattgtctcaagcaatgtcttaagatgctaatacggctctgtgattggctgatggcatcttaagacagtacttaagatgatcttaaatttaagattcgactatgaataccagtcTAGGAGTAgtagggtgcgttcggggagacgctattagcgctaacagcatcagtccatcttcattactcattaaaagtagaacaagggtgtttacgataatggctatccgagtaattttctctaggaccgaaatatacgataagcacaaccatctactatcatcatgattcgtgacaactcaatgctgtccggtatagccaaatcatcacgagcaagttgcgagtttcgtgagtttgtagcaggtaacctaaaaagtacgacataaataatttgattattacaattaaaaataatctgtttttaatgtatgataagattattaactttaaaatagtaattatatgtaacacaatcatgtatttttaaagtattgtctaaagtaatattaaagattattttatttacaaatatttattttgtctatcaagtttctatcataacggtattatttcaaaacctaatataatattttaattaaacattgattctcaataaatgttattatttattattaactaacatatatattagaaaagtcatctttattaaacggatggtgttaacactttgaaacaaatgagataaattatgtaaaattactaaataaatcattattaataatattttttagattacaagtaaaataaaaatttaagtataaatatttttctttcttgtaacaactgttaatgataagttgatggtgttatcattattttaaaaaatcatatatctttatgtataaatattatacatgaatattttactaatgtgaaactaataataatgtttacaataaattttttaatttgtaatacaagtgcatagtaaattaagatatactataaacacaataaaaaaatttttgtttgtgcACTTTACTTAACGCTATATACAAATCTATTAACATTTATGAACAAAATGttggattatttttttcataccttatattgtattattattaaatattttcagacAAGACATGGATATACAAGGAATGTGGGACTTATTTTTGATCACCCATcagatgatgatgataattttCCGCATCAACGAGAATTTCACTTCAAGGTTCcagatttttttgaaaatattgtatcGGCATATTCTTTAACAGGTAAAGACTTTGttctaatacaatttattgttttaattttgtacaggtatttttgtattatattaaatgtaataaacttcattattgtttaaatagatTTCAAATCACATTTTCGACTAGAAAAAGCTACATATGAAAGATTGGTACAAAGTCTTGGAGGACGTCTTCGCCGTGACCGGGGTGCTGAGAAAATGTCTCCCGATAAACAAATAGCTATTACCTTATGGATCCTTGGAAACCAAGAAGTTTACAGGTTAGTATGTTTTTTACatgttaatatgttaatatgttttaaattaaaaacttatctaAGTGCATTCTAACCGCAAAGGTTACCATTCATTAGTATTACAAGGAATTTGCGATTATAAGTTAAGATTTATAGATGTTTTTACGGGAATATGCGGTAGTGTACATGACGCAAGAGTTTGGCGTTTAAGCGATATTAAGGAATTGATAACACAAGATGAAAATAGATACTTTCAAAATCAATATCATCTTTTAGCTGATTCAGCATATCTTTtgtcaaaatatatgttaactCCTTATCGAGATAACGGTCATTTAAACCGTTTACAAAGAAACTTTAAcacaaaattgtcaaaaacaCGTGTAGTTATTGAACGTGCATTTGGAATGTTAAAAGgaagatttagaaaattacgatatgtttatatgtacaatacGGAGATGATACCcttaattataattgcgtGTTGTATCTTACATAACATATGTATAGAAAATGAAGATGAACCTATGGAATGTGATCCAATAGAAAtggaaattaataacaaaaatccATTTATAAATGGagcagaaaaaagaaattttatttctcagttattgtaaatttttgtaataaaatatgtaattgtatataatttttaattacatgtatatcttagatttctcaaattttttagtatatttttatttttgggaagtataatctcttttttcatgtttttatacaCACACTCATACACttgtatttgttatataataattattataattaattgtttgaaataactaaaataataataaaacaatatttacataaatcaaACTTTAATACTATAATGATCTATTTCTTAGGAAatcctaattttttatgtaactaaaaaaaggaataaggCAGATGATATATCTATATCAATCAGAAACACAATCGatcacatttaataaatttattacatataactttaaaataaaaacactatatatttgtaacataTATCTTTATCTTATAATGCACACATctgaataaaaacttttaagtaATGAATAACTAAGCGTATTTAATTTACTACaacataaacatttatgttataattattacacaaaataagGAACATTTggttacatataaaaaaataaataaacataatattaaaataagatatcaCATATCATTTTGTACCTTGTACATAtcactttaatattatatttaatgtaataaaaaagaaattattttatattaatatttaaaatataacgagCTTAGTAAACttaatttgtgttttaaaaatttctatctacttctttaaatacttttctagtaaagataaaaaacgtTTTCTTTGGTTATAATTTTCTCGGTGatgtttctctttttgttCTAGTAATTCTGTAATCCAGGTAGGTTTTTTAggtattcttctttttatcggtcgattttttaaaatattagttgcttctaaattttcttcattttcttcattttcttcGTGTTCAGTACTCAAATTCATGTTTTTAGACGTATTTACATTTACTCTAAAACCACGTGTACTAAAT encodes the following:
- the LOC118648537 gene encoding uncharacterized protein LOC118648537 isoform X1, whose translation is MNKMLDYFFHTLYCIIIKYFQTRHGYTRNVGLIFDHPSDDDDNFPHQREFHFKVPDFFENIVSAYSLTDFKSHFRLEKATYERLVQSLGGRLRRDRGAEKMSPDKQIAITLWILGNQEVYRQDMDIQGMWDLFFDHPSDDDDNFPHQREFHFKVPDFFENIVSAYSLTDFKSHFRLEKATYERLVQSLGGRLRRDRGAEKMSPDKQIAITLWILGNQEVYRLPATNSRNSQLATCS
- the LOC118648537 gene encoding uncharacterized protein LOC118648537 isoform X3; amino-acid sequence: MNKMLDYFFHTLYCIIIKYFQTRHGYTRNVGLIFDHPSDDDDNFPHQREFHFKVPDFFENIVSAYSLTDFKSHFRLEKATYERLVQSLGGRLRRDRGAEKMSPDKQIAITLWILGNQEVYRQDMDIQGMWDLFFDHPSDDDDNFPHQREFHFKVPDFFENIVSAYSLTDFKSHFRLEKATYERLVQSLGGRLRRDRGAEKMSPDKQIAITLWILGNQEVYS
- the LOC118648537 gene encoding uncharacterized protein LOC118648537 isoform X2, producing MNKMLDYFFHTLYCIIIKYFQTRHGYTRNVGLIFDHPSDDDDNFPHQREFHFKVPDFFENIVSAYSLTDFKSHFRLEKATYERLVQSLGGRLRRDRGAEKMSPDKQIAITLWILGNQEVYRQDMDIQGMWDLFFDHPSDDDDNFPHQREFHFKVPDFFENIVSAYSLTDFKSHFRLEKATYERLVQSLGGRLRRDRGAEKMSPDKQIAITLWILGNQEVYRKS